TTACATCAGAGTCATCAAAAACACCTTCTTTAATATCATCCTCTTTCAATTTGGTAACAGTTCCGTCCGAATTAATTACTCGCGCTTTAATCAAAATTAATTTTAAAATATTATTTTGGGGAATATAAATCTTATTGTATTTGCTTATACTGCTCTTATTCAGCACTTTAATTTTTTTATGAAATGTTACATACTCAACAAGAGAATTATTCTCATAAACAAATTGTTGGATTCGTTTAGTTATCAAAATCACAGATTGAATTGATGTATCTGCTTTAACATCTGTTATTTTTATTTCATCTTCCCAGTCATATTTCAATGCTTCAATATCTTGGGAATAGGTTTTAATAAAAAATGTGAGCAAAAATGCAAGGAAGAAAATAAGGCTTATTATCTTTTTCATAGTGTGGAAAATTAAATCAATTTCGGTTTATTTGTATTTTACCAAGTAAATATATATCCATTATCTTTCTTTTCTTACTAAACTAACTGAATTTCTGTATGATTTATACAAGCTCTCTATCAAATCATTGTATAACCTAAAATCCTCTTTTTTCAGTATCAATGTATTGTATGAAATAAAAAAATGATAGTGTATCTCATTCCCTCTGTCAGCATATTCAATCTTATAATTATACATTGAGTTGCTGAATTCTTCATTTTTCGGCATGTAATCTACTTGTCGGTCTTCAGGTATCTTTAAAGTGAAATAAAAATCGTATGAAATATGATTGGTGAAATGTTTTTCATATTTATCTGTTTTTTTTATCTTTTTTGTCAGAACATATTTAAATAAATTCATGTTTATAAAAAGCTCATTTTCGTTTCCGGAAATATAATCACCTATTGAAAAATCATATTCAACTTGATATTTATACTTTTCGGGGTCAACGTTTTCTTTAAATGAGTCTATAGAAAATTTATTATTACCTTTATTTAAAAAACCAATATAATATTCTCTCCGTTTTCCGACATCCGATTGTCTGTCGTAAAAGTTTTTTGTATCGGAATATAAATAACCTGTTATTGAAGCTTTACCCGTTCCTTTAAGATTGTTACCGTCAATCTCAAAAATAACTGAATCGGTGAGTTGACTGTTTGAACTGCCGTAAACAGGAATCTTTTTTATTTGATAAGTATCTCCCATACTTATTAATGCTTCTTTACCCTGAATGAAAGCTGTCGGTAAGCCGAATATTATGTTTTGGTTTGTTGCGTCTAAATAGTAATACTCTCCGCCGGGTGTAATATATGTAACAATCATATGGTTATCAACAGAGGGAGTTGGGTTCTCTTTATAAATATAGGGAATACTTGTTGTCCCAACCCAAGTTAAATAGGATTTTATTCCGACTGCTTTGAGCATTTCGATTAATAATACTGATTTACCTTTACAATCGCCGTAACGTTTGTTAAAAACTTTATGTGGTGCATCGGGTATAAATCCGCCTAATCCGTCTTCAATTGCAATATATTTAATATTTTGCTGTACCCACTTAAAAACAGCTTTTGCTTTATCAACTTCAGAATATATATCTTTTACGATTTCTGTTGCTTCATTTGCAAGTTCTCCGGTACCGGAATAATCAGTTTGAGAAACCAAAGATATGTACCATCTGTAAAGACCGTCAATGCTGTTTAACAGATAAACAGCAGAATCATTCACATTATAACTTTTTATATACGGAATTATGTGCGGGATAAAGTATGTAAAACTTCCGATATTTTCTTCGTATTCCAATCGTTCAATGTCTTTGGCAAAAAATTGATATATTTTTCTGCCTTTTTCTTTATCTTCTTTTGATTGAATGCTATATGCTTCTGTATTAAATTCAGCAAATCCCAATTCAATATTTTCATCTGCATCAATAATAAAATTTGCTTCTAAAATCGGAAAAATACTTTGAAAGAAAAACGATTTCAACAATCTGGGTTCCTTTAAAATCATTCTGTAACTTTTAGTAGCAATTGCTCTTTCTCTTAATGAAGAATAATAAAATTTTGTTTTTTTAAAATCATCATGAAATACATCATCACTGATAAGCTTTTCGTATTCAAATTCCTTTACTTTGATTTTTTTATATTTCTTATTATTCGGGATTTCTGTGTATGCAGAAATATTCTCCAATTCCCAAAATCCGGAATATAATATTTCATCATCAGAATACATTCCTGCCTTCTTATTTAAGAACATTCTTTTTTCTTCATCATCGCTGATAATTTCTAATTTCCCTTCTTTATTTATATTAATTGTAAGCTTTTTATATTTTGATAAAATTACATAATCGTCAGATTTATATTTTTCTTTAAGTTCGTTAAATGCAACTTGTCCCTTTGCACTTATCGAAATTATCATAATTAATATTATTCCGGAAAGAAATTTCTTATACATTTTATTTAATCGTTTTAATTATGTCATTATACCTGTAAAGATATTTATGCATTAAATCTCCTGCTTCATTGAATTCTTCATAAGTACCTTGCAAATACCCGTTTATGTAATTTCTGATAAAATGAATTTTACCGTTGGGAAAATACTCAAGCTCTTTTCCGAATTTTACACCGTTTGCAAAAATGCTTTTTATCTTAACATTACCGTTTTCAAAATATGTGATATGTTCACCTTCAGGTTTATCGTATTTGAAGTTAATATGTTCATAAATCTTTCCGGAAGAATAATACTCTTTAAAATCACCTTCATACCATCCGTTTTCAATTTGAAATTCTCTTGAAATCTTTCCGTTCTCAAAATACAGCTTAATTTTACCTGTTCCGTTAAACTCTACTGTCTTTTCAACTCCGTTCTCTTTATATCCGTAAGCTTTTACGGCATCTTCATCAAAATATCTGTAATGATTTACTGCTCCGTCAGGTGAATAATAGATATGCCTTCCGATTTTTAATCCGTTATTTTTTAAGCCTTCAATTTCTTTTTTACCGTTATTAAAATACCAGGTATATTTTCCGTCCAATTCATCCATATTATAATTACCCTCAAATTTAATATTTCCGTCATAATAATAATCTTTGTTTTCACCGTTTCGGTTCCCTTCGGAATAATTGTAACAATTTTTTAAATTACCGTTATTATGATACTCTTCATATATTCCG
This Bacteroidales bacterium DNA region includes the following protein-coding sequences:
- a CDS encoding transglutaminase-like domain-containing protein, yielding MYKKFLSGIILIMIISISAKGQVAFNELKEKYKSDDYVILSKYKKLTININKEGKLEIISDDEEKRMFLNKKAGMYSDDEILYSGFWELENISAYTEIPNNKKYKKIKVKEFEYEKLISDDVFHDDFKKTKFYYSSLRERAIATKSYRMILKEPRLLKSFFFQSIFPILEANFIIDADENIELGFAEFNTEAYSIQSKEDKEKGRKIYQFFAKDIERLEYEENIGSFTYFIPHIIPYIKSYNVNDSAVYLLNSIDGLYRWYISLVSQTDYSGTGELANEATEIVKDIYSEVDKAKAVFKWVQQNIKYIAIEDGLGGFIPDAPHKVFNKRYGDCKGKSVLLIEMLKAVGIKSYLTWVGTTSIPYIYKENPTPSVDNHMIVTYITPGGEYYYLDATNQNIIFGLPTAFIQGKEALISMGDTYQIKKIPVYGSSNSQLTDSVIFEIDGNNLKGTGKASITGYLYSDTKNFYDRQSDVGKRREYYIGFLNKGNNKFSIDSFKENVDPEKYKYQVEYDFSIGDYISGNENELFINMNLFKYVLTKKIKKTDKYEKHFTNHISYDFYFTLKIPEDRQVDYMPKNEEFSNSMYNYKIEYADRGNEIHYHFFISYNTLILKKEDFRLYNDLIESLYKSYRNSVSLVRKER